Proteins from a single region of Caloramator sp. E03:
- the rnr gene encoding ribonuclease R, translating to MSKIKENIISFMREEAYKPMTAEELSEVFEINYKELKTFYKLLDDMEEEGYIVKTRKNRYGVPERMNLVVGKLQGNQKGFGFLIPDEEGIEDIYIAAENMNGAMNNDRVIARIIKENIPNKRVEGEIIRILKRANTQIVGTFEKSQNFGFVVPDDKRIYQDIFIPKADINGAKTGHKVVVEVTKWPEKRRNPEGKIIEILGSKDKPGVDILSIIKKYGLPENFPEEVEEYAKAIDEEIPEKEIKRRRDLRNLKIVTIDGEDAKDLDDAVSIEKLPNGRYRLGVHIADVTYYVKEKSPLDKEAFERATSVYLVDRVIPMLPKKLSNGLCSLNPKVDRLTLSCMMTIDSTGKVIEHEIFESIIKTSERMTYTDVTKILKYNDEETIKRYEYLYEDFKLMEELCNILYNKRMQRGALDFDFEECKIILDENGRPIEIKPYEREIANRIIEEFMIVCNETVAEYMYWAGMPFVYRIHEKPDEEKIRLFSEFIYNLGYYLRPTAEMHPKVLQEVLNAAKDKPEEVIIDTLLLRSLKQAKYSPECSGHFGLASKYYCHFTSPIRRYPDLAIHRIIKDYINGKIDEKKMKKYTKFVEKASKQSSDMERVAQEAERETDDLKKVEYMSERIGEIYDGIISSVTSFGMFVELPNTIEGLVHISNMDDDYYIYDEKRYTLIGEKFKKIYRLGDKVKVKVIKTDIENRTIDFTLVEE from the coding sequence ATGAGTAAAATAAAGGAAAATATAATATCTTTTATGAGAGAAGAAGCTTATAAACCTATGACTGCGGAGGAACTTTCAGAAGTTTTTGAAATAAATTATAAAGAACTAAAAACTTTTTATAAGCTTCTTGATGATATGGAAGAAGAAGGATACATAGTTAAAACAAGAAAAAACCGATATGGTGTACCTGAAAGGATGAACCTTGTTGTTGGAAAGCTTCAAGGGAATCAAAAGGGTTTTGGATTTTTAATACCAGATGAAGAAGGAATTGAAGATATATACATTGCAGCTGAAAATATGAACGGGGCAATGAATAATGACAGAGTAATAGCAAGGATAATAAAAGAAAATATTCCAAATAAAAGAGTTGAAGGAGAGATAATAAGGATATTAAAAAGAGCTAACACTCAAATAGTTGGGACCTTTGAAAAAAGCCAGAACTTTGGATTTGTTGTTCCGGATGATAAGAGAATTTATCAGGATATTTTCATACCTAAAGCTGATATAAATGGAGCTAAAACAGGACATAAAGTTGTTGTTGAAGTAACTAAATGGCCAGAAAAGAGAAGAAACCCGGAAGGGAAGATAATAGAAATATTAGGTAGTAAAGATAAGCCTGGAGTTGATATTTTATCTATAATCAAAAAGTATGGACTCCCTGAAAATTTTCCAGAGGAAGTTGAAGAGTATGCAAAAGCAATAGATGAGGAAATACCTGAAAAGGAAATAAAAAGAAGAAGAGATTTGAGAAATTTAAAGATAGTTACAATTGATGGAGAAGATGCTAAGGATCTTGATGATGCTGTATCAATTGAAAAGCTTCCAAATGGAAGATATAGGCTTGGAGTACATATAGCCGATGTTACATATTATGTTAAAGAAAAGTCTCCCCTTGATAAAGAAGCCTTTGAAAGAGCAACAAGTGTTTATCTTGTAGATAGAGTTATACCTATGCTTCCTAAAAAATTATCAAACGGACTTTGCAGCTTAAATCCAAAGGTTGATAGGCTAACTTTATCCTGCATGATGACAATAGATTCAACAGGTAAAGTTATTGAACATGAGATATTTGAAAGTATAATTAAAACAAGCGAAAGGATGACTTACACTGACGTTACTAAGATATTAAAATATAATGATGAAGAAACGATTAAAAGGTATGAGTATTTATATGAGGACTTTAAACTAATGGAAGAACTATGTAACATACTTTATAACAAAAGAATGCAAAGGGGTGCATTGGATTTTGATTTTGAAGAGTGTAAAATAATACTTGATGAAAATGGAAGACCAATAGAAATTAAACCCTATGAAAGGGAAATAGCAAACAGGATTATAGAGGAATTTATGATTGTATGCAATGAAACTGTAGCAGAATATATGTATTGGGCGGGTATGCCTTTTGTTTATCGAATACACGAAAAACCCGATGAGGAAAAAATACGCCTTTTTAGTGAATTCATATATAATCTTGGCTACTATTTAAGACCGACTGCAGAAATGCATCCTAAAGTTTTGCAGGAGGTTTTAAATGCTGCAAAAGATAAGCCGGAAGAAGTTATTATTGACACTCTGCTTTTAAGATCGCTAAAACAGGCAAAATATTCACCAGAATGTAGCGGCCACTTTGGACTTGCATCGAAGTACTATTGCCATTTTACATCTCCAATAAGAAGATACCCTGATCTTGCAATACATAGGATTATTAAAGATTATATAAATGGTAAAATAGATGAAAAGAAGATGAAAAAGTATACTAAGTTTGTAGAAAAGGCATCAAAACAAAGCAGTGATATGGAAAGGGTGGCACAGGAGGCTGAAAGGGAAACAGATGATCTTAAAAAGGTTGAATATATGTCTGAGAGGATTGGAGAAATTTACGATGGAATAATATCCTCTGTAACCTCCTTCGGAATGTTTGTTGAACTTCCTAATACAATTGAAGGGCTTGTGCATATAAGCAATATGGACGATGACTATTACATCTATGATGAAAAACGTTATACTTTAATTGGAGAGAAGTTTAAAAAGATTTACAGGCTTGGAGATAAAGTAAAGGTTAAAGTCATAAAAACAGATATTGAAAACAGAACTATTGATTTTACTCTAGTTGAAGAATAA
- the smpB gene encoding SsrA-binding protein SmpB, producing the protein MGSERKNLAENRKARHDYFIEETYEAGIELFGTEVKSVKLGKANLKDSYAEIKNNEIFVYNMHISPYEKGNIFNRDPLRPKKLLMHKNEIRRLSGYVSQKGYTLVPIALYQVRGLVKVELALAKGKKLYDKREDIAKRDAQREVEKHFKERYR; encoded by the coding sequence ATGGGAAGTGAGAGAAAAAACCTTGCAGAAAATAGAAAGGCAAGGCATGATTACTTTATTGAAGAAACTTATGAAGCAGGTATTGAGCTTTTTGGAACAGAAGTAAAATCTGTAAAGCTTGGAAAGGCAAACTTAAAGGATAGTTATGCAGAGATTAAAAACAATGAAATATTTGTATATAACATGCATATAAGTCCTTATGAGAAGGGGAATATATTCAACAGAGATCCGCTAAGGCCTAAAAAGCTTTTGATGCATAAAAACGAGATAAGAAGGCTCTCTGGTTATGTTTCACAGAAAGGTTATACTTTAGTTCCCATAGCTTTATATCAGGTTAGAGGTCTTGTTAAAGTTGAACTTGCCCTTGCAAAAGGTAAAAAGCTCTATGACAAACGTGAAGACATTGCAAAGCGTGATGCCCAAAGAGAAGTAGAGAAACATTTTAAAGAAAGATATAGATAA
- a CDS encoding HK97 family phage prohead protease has product MKYLMGQMERRTINLEELRVNNTKQDSDEVRVIEGHAAVFDKWSEELGLLVPFKEKVLKGAFKESIEKDDIRALFNHDANFVLGRNKSGTLFLEEDEKGLKVRIIPPDTQWARDLLVSIERGDISQMSFGFTVLEDRWGYQDGIDVRELVKVKLFDVSPVTFPAYTETDVGVRTILDEYNRRKQTRIDEERMKNIKKLQLLKKKYELLGK; this is encoded by the coding sequence GTGAAATATTTAATGGGACAGATGGAGAGAAGGACGATAAATCTTGAAGAATTAAGGGTTAATAATACAAAGCAAGATAGTGACGAAGTCAGAGTTATTGAAGGACATGCAGCAGTATTTGATAAATGGAGTGAAGAATTGGGTCTTTTAGTGCCTTTCAAAGAAAAAGTCTTAAAAGGAGCATTTAAAGAGAGCATAGAGAAGGACGATATAAGGGCACTTTTTAATCATGATGCAAATTTTGTCCTTGGAAGAAACAAATCAGGAACTCTATTTTTAGAAGAAGATGAAAAAGGGTTAAAGGTTAGAATAATTCCACCAGATACTCAGTGGGCAAGAGACTTATTAGTTTCAATAGAAAGGGGCGATATTAGCCAGATGTCCTTTGGATTTACAGTTCTTGAGGATAGATGGGGCTATCAGGATGGAATAGACGTTAGAGAACTTGTAAAAGTAAAGCTATTTGATGTATCACCAGTAACATTTCCAGCCTATACTGAAACAGATGTTGGAGTAAGAACCATCTTAGATGAATACAACAGGCGAAAACAAACAAGAATTGATGAAGAAAGGATGAAAAATATTAAAAAGTTGCAGTTATTAAAGAAAAAATATGAACTTTTAGGAAAGTAG
- a CDS encoding phage major capsid protein has translation MDKIKEMQAKREELRLKAVELIEKAEREGRYLTEEEEQRIKEYEEGIKRWDDTIENVRKFMVVDTVKDREPIQNESVKDEKRFNSFGEQLMAVYRAAAPDGKVDSRLTTRAALGLNESVPSDGGFLVQKDFVSELLKRTYETGILASRVRRIPISTNSNGLKINAVDETSRANGSRWGGVQTYWENEAEQIISSKPKFRTMDLSLKKLTGLCYATDELLQDAAALESVIRQAFAEEFGFKIDDAIINGTGSGQPLGILNSDALVKVSKDNGQTDIITVENLLNMWARLWARSRSNAVWFVNQELEPILYTLKVGDKPVYIPAGGLSEAPYATLLGRPVVPIEQCSQVGEIGDIILADMSQYLLIDKGGINAASSIHVRFLYDENVFRFIYRVDGQPLWNKPLMPYKGSGAISPFVALAKRN, from the coding sequence ATGGATAAGATTAAAGAAATGCAGGCAAAAAGAGAAGAACTGAGGCTAAAGGCAGTTGAACTTATTGAAAAAGCCGAAAGAGAAGGAAGATACCTAACTGAAGAAGAGGAACAGAGAATAAAAGAATATGAAGAAGGCATAAAAAGATGGGACGATACTATTGAAAATGTAAGAAAGTTTATGGTGGTTGACACTGTGAAAGACAGAGAACCTATTCAAAATGAATCAGTTAAGGATGAAAAAAGGTTTAATTCCTTTGGAGAACAGCTAATGGCTGTGTATAGGGCCGCTGCACCTGATGGGAAAGTTGATTCAAGGCTAACAACAAGGGCAGCACTTGGGCTTAATGAATCAGTTCCTTCAGATGGAGGATTTTTAGTTCAAAAGGATTTTGTATCAGAACTTTTAAAAAGAACTTATGAAACAGGTATTTTAGCATCAAGGGTTAGAAGAATACCAATATCAACTAATTCTAATGGATTAAAAATAAACGCAGTTGATGAAACAAGTAGAGCCAATGGTTCAAGATGGGGTGGTGTTCAAACCTACTGGGAAAATGAAGCAGAACAGATTATATCATCAAAGCCTAAATTTAGAACTATGGATCTATCATTAAAGAAACTAACAGGTCTTTGCTATGCAACAGATGAACTACTTCAGGATGCTGCTGCACTTGAAAGTGTAATTAGACAGGCATTTGCAGAGGAATTTGGATTTAAAATTGATGATGCCATTATAAACGGAACAGGCAGCGGCCAGCCACTTGGAATATTAAACTCTGATGCACTTGTAAAGGTTTCAAAGGATAATGGACAAACAGATATAATAACTGTTGAGAATCTACTTAATATGTGGGCAAGACTGTGGGCAAGAAGCAGGTCAAATGCTGTATGGTTTGTAAATCAAGAGTTAGAGCCTATTTTATACACCCTAAAGGTTGGAGATAAACCAGTGTATATTCCAGCAGGCGGATTATCTGAAGCACCATATGCTACACTTCTTGGAAGGCCAGTTGTTCCAATTGAGCAGTGCTCACAAGTTGGAGAAATAGGAGATATTATTTTAGCTGATATGAGCCAGTATCTATTAATTGATAAAGGCGGAATAAATGCTGCAAGCTCAATTCATGTAAGATTCCTTTATGATGAGAATGTATTTAGATTTATTTATAGAGTAGATGGACAGCCACTATGGAATAAGCCGCTAATGCCTTATAAGGGAAGCGGGGCAATAAGCCCATTTGTAGCACTTGCAAAGAGAAACTAA
- a CDS encoding head-tail connector protein, giving the protein MNLKVIEGPTDEVVSLEEAKSHLRIDGDDEDILIFSYIKAAREYAEIFTGRSFVEKTYEYITNPKEKYSYIELPMPPLIEVLEILYIDKNNQELKLTEGYDYYILKGYDESLIYPSLERGWPNDIFDLFGNLKIRYKAGYSEAPMPVKQAILILTSHFYENRENLTIKDYKEIPFGVSSLLRPFWVPRW; this is encoded by the coding sequence ATGAATCTTAAGGTTATTGAAGGCCCTACAGATGAAGTTGTATCTTTGGAGGAAGCAAAGAGTCATTTAAGAATTGATGGGGATGATGAGGACATCCTCATCTTTTCATATATTAAAGCCGCAAGGGAGTATGCAGAGATATTTACAGGAAGAAGCTTTGTAGAGAAAACTTATGAGTATATAACAAATCCAAAAGAAAAGTATTCATATATTGAACTTCCAATGCCGCCTCTTATTGAAGTATTGGAAATTTTATATATTGATAAAAACAACCAAGAATTAAAATTAACCGAAGGATATGACTATTATATTCTAAAAGGATATGATGAAAGTTTAATATACCCAAGTTTAGAGAGAGGGTGGCCTAATGATATTTTTGATTTGTTTGGTAATTTAAAAATAAGGTACAAGGCAGGTTATAGTGAAGCACCTATGCCAGTTAAGCAAGCGATACTCATATTAACATCTCACTTTTACGAAAATAGAGAGAACTTAACGATAAAGGACTATAAGGAAATTCCCTTTGGGGTATCATCACTTTTAAGACCATTTTGGGTTCCAAGGTGGTGA
- a CDS encoding phage head closure protein — MNIGDMRHRITILKPVNATDDNGFETETYENFRTVWASISNLHGREYFEAATSNAEKTVKFTIRYIDGIDNSMRISFGGKQYEITFIDNIKYENRFIEIRALEVDSIG, encoded by the coding sequence TTGAATATTGGTGATATGAGACACAGAATTACAATACTAAAACCAGTAAATGCTACTGATGATAATGGCTTTGAAACAGAAACCTATGAAAATTTTAGGACAGTATGGGCATCTATATCAAACCTTCATGGCAGAGAATACTTTGAAGCTGCAACTTCAAATGCAGAAAAAACTGTAAAGTTTACAATAAGGTATATAGATGGGATAGATAACAGCATGAGAATATCCTTTGGAGGAAAACAATATGAAATAACCTTCATAGATAATATAAAGTATGAAAATAGATTTATTGAAATAAGGGCTTTGGAGGTTGATAGCATTGGCTAA
- a CDS encoding HK97-gp10 family putative phage morphogenesis protein gives MAKIELEGMQELIDRVNKLGTKGEVIKKNTLINAGTLVKNAMEKKAPRSILNKKHMADNIKMSDIEKENGVDYIKIGPNKGDNSEFFYSKFTEWGTSKIPAQHWAENSVLENKKEINEIIVEELKRGLEDDS, from the coding sequence TTGGCTAAAATAGAGCTTGAAGGTATGCAGGAACTTATAGACAGAGTAAATAAACTTGGCACAAAGGGAGAAGTTATTAAAAAGAATACACTAATAAATGCAGGGACACTTGTTAAGAATGCAATGGAAAAGAAGGCACCAAGATCTATTTTAAATAAAAAACACATGGCGGATAATATTAAAATGTCAGATATAGAGAAGGAAAATGGAGTAGATTATATAAAAATAGGCCCAAATAAAGGGGATAATTCGGAGTTTTTTTATTCTAAATTTACTGAATGGGGAACAAGTAAAATTCCTGCACAGCACTGGGCTGAAAATTCTGTATTAGAAAATAAAAAAGAAATCAATGAAATTATTGTAGAAGAGTTAAAGAGGGGGCTTGAGGATGATTCGTAA
- a CDS encoding major tail protein: MARQIGLRDIHIAKLTKDDSTGVTYETPIKLERAISAKITPKITSENIYSDDSVEDVISSFEGIDVEIELNQLSLESRAILQGAKVVKGVLIESKDDLAPTIAMGFKSKKTNGKYRYVWLLKGKFELVSDEYDTEAEKPKPQSAKLKGKFYSRDYDGNYRFIADEDKQGVDASIINGWFDAVVSEPNI; the protein is encoded by the coding sequence ATGGCAAGGCAGATAGGGCTTAGAGATATTCATATAGCAAAGCTTACTAAGGACGATTCAACAGGGGTTACTTATGAAACACCAATAAAACTTGAGAGGGCGATTAGTGCCAAGATAACACCTAAAATAACTTCTGAAAACATATATTCTGATGATTCAGTAGAGGATGTTATATCTTCCTTTGAAGGAATTGACGTTGAAATAGAATTGAATCAGCTTTCACTTGAAAGTAGAGCAATCCTACAAGGTGCCAAGGTTGTTAAAGGCGTTTTAATTGAAAGTAAAGATGATTTAGCACCAACAATTGCAATGGGTTTTAAATCCAAAAAGACTAATGGTAAGTATAGGTATGTGTGGCTTTTAAAAGGCAAATTTGAACTTGTATCAGATGAATATGATACTGAAGCAGAAAAGCCAAAGCCACAAAGTGCAAAGCTTAAGGGTAAATTTTATTCAAGGGATTATGATGGGAACTATAGGTTTATAGCTGATGAAGATAAACAGGGAGTGGATGCAAGTATTATAAATGGATGGTTTGATGCTGTGGTGAGTGAGCCCAATATTTAA
- a CDS encoding type III toxin-antitoxin system ToxN/AbiQ family toxin, giving the protein MAKKIYLCSIEDKYINYLRKFDEIVLLNKDTKRKYVGVLFQIGNFNYYAPLSSPKPKHLNISDMAPDIFKIDNGKLGVINLNNMIPVPEFEIIRINIEEIEDEKYKNLLRDQARFINKYREKIKKKARVLYSIVNSNSNSNLNKRCCNYKLLEIKCKEYEMVDSIKKIAATLEKDE; this is encoded by the coding sequence ATGGCTAAAAAAATTTATTTATGCTCAATAGAAGACAAATATATAAATTATTTAAGAAAATTTGATGAAATTGTTCTACTGAATAAAGATACTAAACGAAAATATGTAGGTGTCTTATTTCAAATAGGTAATTTTAATTATTATGCTCCCTTATCTTCACCAAAACCAAAGCATTTAAATATTAGCGATATGGCTCCAGATATATTTAAAATTGATAATGGGAAATTAGGAGTAATAAATTTAAATAATATGATACCAGTTCCGGAGTTTGAGATAATTAGAATAAATATTGAAGAAATTGAAGATGAAAAATATAAGAACTTGTTAAGGGATCAAGCGAGGTTTATAAACAAATATAGAGAAAAGATAAAGAAAAAGGCGAGGGTATTATATAGTATTGTGAATAGTAACTCTAATTCAAATTTGAATAAAAGGTGCTGTAACTATAAGTTACTAGAAATTAAATGTAAGGAATATGAAATGGTGGACTCTATTAAAAAAATAGCTGCTACATTAGAAAAAGATGAATAG
- a CDS encoding N-acetylmuramoyl-L-alanine amidase family protein, whose protein sequence is MARVCLDYGHGGEDSGAVYKGRFEKDDNLELSLKVAEELRRHGVIVGETRTADTTLSLKDRTLFANKGNFNYFISFHRNAYMPEKTNGAETYVYIIGREKSKELAKKIQTSLVGLGFADRRNTSSNNRF, encoded by the coding sequence ATGGCAAGGGTATGTTTAGACTATGGGCATGGTGGAGAAGATAGTGGAGCAGTATATAAAGGAAGATTTGAAAAGGATGATAATTTAGAACTTAGTTTAAAGGTTGCAGAAGAATTAAGAAGGCACGGGGTTATTGTAGGTGAAACAAGAACTGCAGATACAACTTTAAGTTTAAAGGATAGAACATTGTTTGCAAATAAAGGAAATTTTAACTACTTTATATCCTTTCATAGAAACGCCTATATGCCAGAAAAAACAAATGGTGCTGAAACGTATGTATATATAATAGGTAGAGAAAAATCAAAAGAATTGGCAAAAAAGATTCAAACCTCCCTTGTAGGCTTAGGTTTTGCAGATAGAAGAAACACATCCAGCAATAATCGATTTTGA
- a CDS encoding zinc ribbon domain-containing protein has translation MQIEETHPAIIDFETFQKAQEILNKGRDKYSSKGEVSNHIFQRKITCGICGKKYRRKRSKDKFIWHCSTYLKYGKDACSSKQVPEEILITACEEVLGTNGFTKEEFENKIKEIQVIDKGIINFILKDGRTVKKEWSYRPRSESWSDEARQRAREKSLKRLEGRKN, from the coding sequence TTGCAGATAGAAGAAACACATCCAGCAATAATCGATTTTGAAACATTTCAAAAGGCACAAGAGATTTTAAATAAAGGACGTGATAAATACTCATCAAAAGGCGAAGTTTCAAATCATATATTCCAAAGGAAAATAACATGCGGCATATGCGGTAAAAAGTATAGAAGAAAAAGAAGTAAAGATAAGTTTATATGGCACTGCTCTACCTATTTAAAATATGGAAAGGATGCTTGTTCATCAAAGCAGGTTCCTGAGGAAATATTAATCACAGCTTGCGAAGAAGTTTTAGGAACGAATGGATTTACCAAAGAAGAATTTGAAAACAAGATAAAGGAAATACAGGTGATAGATAAAGGGATAATTAACTTCATATTAAAAGATGGAAGGACAGTTAAAAAAGAATGGAGTTATAGACCACGAAGTGAAAGTTGGAGTGATGAAGCAAGGCAAAGGGCAAGAGAAAAAAGTCTTAAAAGATTAGAAGGGAGGAAAAACTAA
- a CDS encoding recombinase family protein translates to MARAVTVIPATANNVSPITKTKVNRKRVAAYARVSTDNEEQLQSFEAQMDYYTRHIKSNPDWIFVNVYTDEGISATSTKKRDGFNRMIEDALRGKIDLIITKSVSRFARNTVDTLTTVRKLKEKGVEVYFEKENIYTMDSKGELLITIMSSLAQEESRSISENVTWGQRKRFADGRFSLPYKNFLGYTKGEDGYPKIVEEEAKIVRLIYRMFLDGKTALSIAKYLTENKVPTPAGKGVWHQSTVLSILQNEKYKGDAVLQKKFTVDFLTKKIKRNEGEVPQYYVENSHPAIISPEVFDMVQMEIKNRKGARGYKTGRNYFSGKIICGDCGSFYGRKVWHSNDKYRKVIWQCNSKYKNEEKCKTPFINEEDLKKAFVEVFNGVINNKEEILRGYEEVVKEIVDVKDLDEKICELENEAKEILDEINRCIRDNATKAQDQEEYMTRYNALVERYENIRKSIEDVENDRFKRLVKKDRIEEFMNVLRDRDGLINEFDGELWNMVIEVVKVYEGGKMVFVFKDGVEVEWGM, encoded by the coding sequence ATGGCAAGAGCCGTAACTGTAATACCAGCAACAGCGAATAATGTTTCTCCAATTACAAAGACAAAAGTAAATAGAAAAAGAGTAGCTGCTTACGCAAGAGTTTCAACCGATAATGAAGAACAGCTTCAAAGCTTTGAGGCACAGATGGACTACTATACAAGACATATTAAATCAAACCCTGATTGGATATTTGTAAATGTCTATACAGATGAAGGTATATCAGCAACAAGCACAAAAAAGAGAGATGGATTTAATAGAATGATTGAAGATGCCTTAAGGGGCAAGATAGACCTTATAATTACAAAGTCCGTTAGCAGATTTGCAAGAAATACAGTAGATACACTAACAACAGTTAGAAAACTTAAAGAAAAAGGTGTAGAGGTATATTTTGAAAAGGAAAATATCTATACAATGGACAGCAAAGGAGAGCTTTTAATTACAATAATGAGTTCATTGGCTCAAGAAGAATCAAGGTCAATAAGTGAAAACGTAACTTGGGGACAGAGAAAAAGGTTTGCAGATGGTAGGTTTAGCTTGCCATATAAAAATTTTTTAGGATACACAAAGGGAGAAGATGGCTATCCTAAAATAGTTGAGGAAGAAGCTAAGATTGTAAGGCTTATATATAGAATGTTTTTAGACGGAAAAACTGCACTTAGCATAGCAAAGTATTTAACAGAAAACAAAGTTCCAACACCAGCAGGTAAAGGGGTATGGCATCAAAGCACAGTATTAAGTATTCTTCAAAATGAAAAATATAAAGGCGATGCAGTGCTTCAAAAGAAGTTTACAGTAGACTTTCTTACAAAGAAGATAAAGAGAAACGAAGGGGAAGTTCCACAATATTATGTAGAAAATAGCCACCCTGCAATTATCTCACCTGAAGTATTTGATATGGTGCAGATGGAGATAAAAAATAGAAAAGGTGCAAGAGGGTATAAGACAGGTAGAAACTATTTTTCAGGGAAGATTATATGCGGTGATTGTGGAAGTTTTTACGGCAGAAAGGTTTGGCATTCTAATGATAAGTATAGGAAGGTTATCTGGCAGTGCAATTCTAAGTATAAGAATGAGGAAAAGTGCAAGACACCATTTATAAATGAAGAAGATTTAAAGAAGGCATTTGTTGAGGTGTTTAATGGGGTTATAAATAATAAGGAAGAAATATTAAGAGGGTATGAGGAAGTTGTAAAGGAAATTGTTGATGTTAAAGATTTGGATGAAAAAATATGTGAACTTGAAAATGAAGCAAAAGAAATTTTAGATGAAATAAATAGGTGTATTCGTGATAACGCAACCAAAGCACAGGACCAAGAGGAATATATGACAAGATACAACGCTTTAGTTGAAAGGTATGAAAATATTAGAAAGTCAATTGAAGATGTTGAAAATGATAGATTTAAAAGGCTTGTAAAGAAGGATAGGATAGAGGAATTTATGAATGTTTTAAGAGATAGGGATGGGCTAATAAATGAGTTTGATGGAGAGCTTTGGAATATGGTTATTGAGGTAGTTAAGGTTTATGAAGGTGGTAAGATGGTGTTTGTGTTTAAAGATGGGGTGGAGGTGGAGTGGGGGATGTGA